The DNA segment ACTTGTGTAGAAGGTGAAGTGGCAGGTTTGGAACAAACAGAAACACACGTAACGGGCATTAGAGTAAGGTTAAAAAACTCCGATAGCGAAGTGCTTTTTACGGCAGCACTTACAGTAGTTAGCGATGGTATTTTTTCGGTGTTTAGAAACCAACTTTGCGAAATACAAAAGGAAGTGAGTGGCTATTTTTTAGGCTTGGTATTAAAGCATTGCAGTCTTCCATTTCCAAATCATGGTCATGTTTTTGCAGGAGGAAAAACTCCATTTTTGGCATACCCTATTAGCAGCAGCGAAACGCGTATGCTCATAGATTTTCCGGGAGGCGAAGCACCGCGCAAAGGCGCGCTGTTGAATACCTATTTGCAGGAGCAAGTGCGCCCGTTTTTACCTAAAATGATGTATCCTTCTTTTGATGCTGCCATACAAGAGGGAAAGTTTAAGGTAATGCCCAACCACTATTTGCCGGCAAAACCGAAGTATAAAGCGGGAGTTGTAATTATGGGCGATGCGCTTAATATGCGCCATCCGCTTACGGGCGGAGGAATGACGGTTGCTTTTTCTGATGTGAAACGCTTGGGCGATTTACTGCTATCAATTCAGGAGAGCAGCGTTTTTACCAAGGCGAATATTTTGGCAGCAGTTAAAAACTTTTACGAGCAGCGCAGCAGCTCCGATGCTACCATCAATATTTTAGCAAATGCACTGTACAAAGTGTTTTCGCACGAAACGCTGAGCCAAGCGTGTTTCGATTACTTAAAGCAAGGTGGAAAGCAAGCTGCCCAGCCGGTGGCATTGCTATCTGCTGTTTCGCGGAAACGCAGTTTGTTGCTGCGGCATTTCTTTGCGGTTGCGGTGCAAGGAGCCGGAGGAAAAGTATTACAGCGGCCAACTGTATCTAACTTAAAGCAATCGTTTGGTATGTTTAGCGATGCAGTTAAGATTGTTTCGCCCTTGCTTATAAATGAGCAGCCCGGAAAGGCAGAAAAAATGGCGCTTTGGATAGGTAATAAAATTTTTGCGTAAGCAAAGTGCAAGTGTTATTCTGTTGCTGCTATGGCGGTGGTTTGCTGTTCGTAAGCTAATATGGCTTTTGCCATTTCATCTACGTGCATTTTTACGGGATTAAAAGTAAGGTTGGCAGTTTCGTAAAAAGGTCTGCGCTGTACTAAACTCTTTTGAATAAAATCGCGCAATTCTTCACCGGAAAGGCTTGCAATGAGTGGCCTATCGCGGTGTTCTTGGCTGCGTAACCTGCTGAATAAAATTTCTTCGTTTACATCAAAAAAAACAGTGGTACCCAACGA comes from the Chitinophagales bacterium genome and includes:
- a CDS encoding FAD-dependent monooxygenase, coding for MNADSTFDIAIVGAGITGASLAAYLRQSRLKILLVEKDWREQDRIVGELLQPGGVEQLKAMQLEHCLEGFDAQAVSGYAVFKNNEHFTVEYPKDAAGNNLMGRGFHNGKFVEKIRAAAKQGTNVTCVEGEVAGLEQTETHVTGIRVRLKNSDSEVLFTAALTVVSDGIFSVFRNQLCEIQKEVSGYFLGLVLKHCSLPFPNHGHVFAGGKTPFLAYPISSSETRMLIDFPGGEAPRKGALLNTYLQEQVRPFLPKMMYPSFDAAIQEGKFKVMPNHYLPAKPKYKAGVVIMGDALNMRHPLTGGGMTVAFSDVKRLGDLLLSIQESSVFTKANILAAVKNFYEQRSSSDATINILANALYKVFSHETLSQACFDYLKQGGKQAAQPVALLSAVSRKRSLLLRHFFAVAVQGAGGKVLQRPTVSNLKQSFGMFSDAVKIVSPLLINEQPGKAEKMALWIGNKIFA